One window from the genome of Salisaeta longa DSM 21114 encodes:
- the ppk1 gene encoding polyphosphate kinase 1 yields the protein MPASEDVRPSSLSFTPAVEAREVPTEAALDHPHLYFNRELSTIDFNWRVLYQALDDRTPLLERIFFVAITASNLDEFFRKRVGGLKRQAAAGVTAYSPDGRSPQEQLALIRDGVAPLYERLTTFWGTTLRPLLREHAGLHIHDYEALSARQRKRADAYFREQVFPVLTPLAVDPGHPFPFLSNLSLSLAVSLHNEARGTEHFARVKVPNNQPRWVPVDGPMHVVPLEQIITHNLDALFRGMTVAAAHPFRVTRNADIRRDEEEADDLLEMISDELRERRFAPVVRLEITPDMPASLRDLLVDELRIGPRDVYESQSLLGHADAMPLAGRDVPGASFPPWTPRIPARLRREGDPADLARKGKTADHPNIFSAIRAGDVLVHHPYESFQESVQRFVEEAAEDPKVLAIKQTLYRTSDDSPIVAALVRAAERGKQVAVLVEVKARFDEENNIEWGRMLEESGVHVAYGLVGLKTHAKATLVIREEDDGPRTYCHLGTGNYNSKTARQYTDLGLLTCDADIGYDVTNLFHYLTGYAPAQDYRKLLVAPHNMRATLNRLIDREIQHEQDGTGGRIVAKMNAINDVDIIQRLYKASQGGVQVDLIVRGHSLLRPGLAGYSENIRVVSILGRFLEHTRIFYFQNAGAEDVYIGSADWMSRNLNSRVEAIVPIEQDALRQRVVHVLEDALADRRTAWELQSDGRYVLPYPTNAAEEASGLQDLLMRTIEDRSRDILT from the coding sequence ATGCCGGCTTCTGAAGACGTCCGCCCCTCGTCCCTTTCGTTTACCCCTGCCGTAGAGGCGCGTGAGGTGCCCACGGAGGCCGCGCTCGACCACCCGCATCTGTACTTCAACCGCGAGTTGAGCACCATCGACTTCAACTGGCGCGTGCTGTACCAGGCGCTGGACGACCGCACGCCCCTGCTGGAGCGGATTTTTTTCGTTGCCATCACGGCAAGCAACCTCGACGAGTTCTTTCGGAAGCGTGTGGGCGGGCTCAAGCGCCAGGCGGCGGCCGGTGTTACGGCGTACTCCCCCGACGGCCGCTCGCCACAGGAGCAGCTGGCGCTTATCCGAGACGGCGTAGCGCCGCTGTACGAGCGCCTCACGACGTTCTGGGGCACCACCCTCCGTCCGCTCTTGCGCGAGCATGCGGGGCTGCACATCCACGACTACGAGGCGCTCTCGGCCCGGCAGCGCAAACGTGCCGATGCCTATTTCCGCGAGCAGGTCTTTCCGGTCCTTACGCCCCTCGCCGTCGATCCGGGCCATCCGTTTCCCTTTCTGTCAAACCTCAGCCTCTCGCTTGCCGTCTCGCTCCACAACGAAGCGCGAGGTACCGAGCACTTTGCTCGCGTAAAGGTGCCCAACAACCAGCCCCGGTGGGTGCCGGTGGACGGGCCGATGCACGTGGTGCCGCTGGAGCAAATTATCACGCACAACCTCGATGCGCTCTTTCGGGGCATGACGGTGGCTGCTGCACATCCCTTTCGGGTGACGCGTAATGCGGACATCCGGCGCGATGAGGAGGAGGCCGACGACCTGCTGGAGATGATTTCCGACGAACTGCGCGAGCGGCGGTTTGCGCCTGTTGTGCGGCTTGAGATTACGCCCGACATGCCCGCCTCGCTGCGCGACTTGCTGGTTGACGAGCTGCGCATTGGGCCCCGCGACGTGTACGAGAGTCAGAGCCTGCTCGGCCATGCCGATGCGATGCCGCTGGCCGGACGCGACGTGCCCGGCGCGTCATTTCCGCCCTGGACCCCTCGCATCCCGGCCCGCCTCCGCCGCGAGGGCGATCCGGCCGATTTGGCACGGAAGGGCAAAACCGCCGATCATCCCAACATCTTCAGTGCGATTCGCGCGGGCGATGTGCTCGTGCACCATCCGTACGAGTCGTTCCAAGAAAGCGTGCAGCGGTTCGTTGAAGAAGCGGCCGAAGACCCCAAGGTGCTGGCGATCAAGCAGACGCTGTACCGGACGTCCGACGATTCGCCCATCGTGGCGGCGCTGGTGCGCGCTGCCGAGCGGGGGAAGCAGGTGGCCGTGCTCGTGGAGGTGAAAGCGCGCTTCGATGAGGAAAACAACATCGAGTGGGGGCGCATGCTGGAGGAGTCGGGCGTGCACGTGGCCTACGGCCTGGTGGGTCTAAAGACGCACGCAAAAGCAACGCTGGTCATCCGCGAAGAAGACGACGGTCCGCGGACGTATTGTCATCTGGGAACCGGAAACTACAATTCGAAGACGGCGCGGCAGTACACCGATCTTGGCCTGCTCACGTGCGACGCCGACATTGGCTACGACGTCACCAACCTGTTCCACTATCTGACGGGCTACGCGCCGGCGCAAGACTACCGGAAGTTGCTTGTGGCACCGCACAACATGCGAGCGACCCTCAACCGCCTCATTGATCGCGAGATACAGCACGAACAGGACGGGACGGGCGGACGCATCGTAGCAAAGATGAACGCCATCAACGATGTAGACATCATCCAGCGCCTCTACAAGGCCTCACAGGGGGGCGTCCAGGTCGATCTTATTGTGCGAGGGCACAGCCTGCTGCGGCCGGGCCTCGCCGGATATAGTGAAAACATCCGGGTGGTGAGCATCCTGGGGCGCTTCCTGGAGCACACTCGCATCTTTTACTTCCAGAACGCGGGGGCCGAAGATGTTTACATTGGCAGTGCCGACTGGATGAGCCGCAACTTGAACAGCCGGGTGGAGGCCATCGTGCCGATTGAACAAGACGCGTTGCGGCAGCGCGTGGTACACGTGCTGGAAGACGCCCTCGCCGATCGGCGCACCGCATGGGAGTTGCAGTCCGATGGCCGCTACGTGCTCCCGTATCCCACCAACGCAGCCGAAGAAGCCTCTGGCTTGCAGGACCTTCTCATGCGCACCATTGAAGATCGGAGCCGCGACATTCTCACCTAA
- a CDS encoding KamA family radical SAM protein — translation MPRPQHVDPSDWHNWRWQMQHRIHRLSDLRAWIHPTPDEIEAIEATSSVFRWNITPYYAALMDPDDPACPIRRQVVPTMHELAPDIVGVVDPLTEEAHSPVKNLIHNYNDRVAFCVTAECAIYCRYCLRKRMVGDSSFMMRTSEHREAIAYIAAHPEIRDVLLTGGDPLTFNNRHLEWLLKELRAIDHVEIIRFGSRMPVKLPYRITDALCDLIAQYHPVWINTHFNHPRELTSDAAAAIDRLTRAGIPVGNQTVLLRGINDDVATMKSLNEGLVEMRVRPYYLYQAQLIGGTAHLRTPIERGMHLMEALRGRTSGFAIPTYVLDTPHGKIPLNESYVKGRAGDHVIMHSYDGTVWAEPNPVEDPQALPRRLPAVAYPEDARTIPTEAPTFTGGDDAAAPRSNRSSENSRER, via the coding sequence ATGCCTCGTCCCCAACACGTAGATCCATCCGATTGGCACAACTGGCGCTGGCAGATGCAGCATCGCATCCACCGCCTGTCCGACCTCCGGGCGTGGATACACCCTACACCCGACGAGATCGAGGCGATTGAGGCGACGTCGTCGGTCTTTCGGTGGAACATCACGCCGTACTACGCGGCCCTCATGGACCCCGACGACCCGGCGTGTCCGATCCGGCGGCAGGTGGTGCCAACCATGCACGAGCTTGCGCCGGACATCGTGGGCGTGGTCGATCCGCTCACGGAGGAGGCACACTCGCCCGTCAAAAACCTGATCCACAACTACAACGACCGCGTCGCTTTTTGTGTAACGGCCGAGTGCGCCATTTATTGCCGGTACTGTTTGCGGAAGCGCATGGTGGGCGATTCGAGCTTTATGATGCGCACGTCTGAACACCGCGAGGCCATCGCGTACATCGCCGCGCACCCGGAAATCCGCGACGTACTGCTGACGGGCGGCGACCCGCTTACGTTCAACAACCGGCACCTGGAGTGGCTGCTGAAAGAGCTGCGCGCCATCGATCACGTCGAGATCATCCGGTTTGGGTCGCGCATGCCGGTGAAGCTGCCGTACCGGATCACTGATGCGCTGTGCGACCTGATTGCACAGTACCACCCCGTGTGGATCAACACGCACTTCAACCACCCACGCGAGCTTACGTCGGATGCGGCAGCGGCCATCGACCGACTGACGCGCGCCGGGATTCCGGTGGGTAACCAAACCGTCCTGCTGCGTGGCATCAACGACGACGTAGCGACCATGAAATCACTCAACGAAGGGCTCGTGGAAATGCGCGTGCGGCCGTATTACCTGTATCAGGCGCAGCTCATTGGCGGCACGGCGCACCTGCGCACGCCCATTGAGCGCGGCATGCATCTGATGGAGGCGTTACGCGGGCGCACCTCTGGGTTTGCCATCCCCACGTATGTGCTCGATACCCCCCACGGCAAAATTCCGCTGAACGAGAGCTACGTGAAAGGCCGCGCCGGCGATCATGTGATCATGCACAGCTACGATGGCACGGTATGGGCCGAGCCGAATCCGGTGGAGGACCCCCAAGCGTTGCCGCGCCGCCTGCCGGCCGTTGCATACCCCGAGGACGCGCGCACCATTCCAACCGAGGCCCCCACATTTACCGGCGGTGACGACGCAGCGGCCCCTAGATCCAATCGTTCCAGCGAAAATAGCCGAGAAAGATAA
- a CDS encoding LapA family protein, translated as MRLTLISSLLLAVLAVVFALQNTATITVNLLFYETRGSAALVIILSFAVGVLVGLLATIPRRMRDRREIKQLKRDLRDAHTPADPKAKKDKGAGSTPSVPPTTP; from the coding sequence ATGCGACTTACACTCATCTCTTCGCTGCTGCTGGCTGTGCTGGCCGTGGTGTTTGCGCTGCAAAACACAGCCACCATCACCGTCAATCTCCTGTTTTATGAGACGCGCGGCTCTGCGGCACTGGTCATCATTCTGTCGTTTGCCGTTGGCGTGCTCGTGGGGCTGCTCGCCACCATCCCGCGGCGCATGCGCGACCGGCGCGAGATCAAACAGCTGAAGCGCGACCTGCGCGATGCCCACACGCCGGCCGACCCGAAAGCCAAAAAGGACAAAGGCGCCGGCAGCACGCCGTCCGTTCCGCCCACCACGCCGTAA
- a CDS encoding glycosyltransferase: MFFVLAGIHGFIWIVLLGNLWYLRRTRTSARPAQQPSVSILIPARNEAANLQRLLPSLLRQRYPSFEVLVYNDGSTDATGAVLRSFSDDRLRTFAGDGPPPGWLGKPHALHQLQQAATGDVFLFLDADTELADPQALARLVAQYAAQPDGSVLTALPRLKGGALLLVSLLPSAMLTGLPWPLVRPLRLPSLGALNGQCWMIAAATYRALRPHRHVRAKVLEDVEIGRYLKREGFTPVLVDVTTEVSVFMYERLGDAWTGFRKNAYLILGGSPLAFVALWIFFAWTWVAGPALYPSLLLSVYGLKLITDRCNGLPWHVTVLAPLSYALGSVLQLHSALSHWTKRVTWKGRSVAS; this comes from the coding sequence TTGTTTTTTGTACTGGCGGGCATTCACGGGTTCATCTGGATCGTTTTGCTGGGCAACCTCTGGTACCTGCGGCGCACCCGCACCTCCGCGCGGCCCGCGCAGCAGCCGTCGGTCTCCATTCTCATCCCGGCGCGCAACGAAGCAGCAAACCTGCAACGCCTGCTGCCGTCGCTGCTCCGTCAGCGCTACCCGTCGTTCGAAGTGCTCGTGTACAACGATGGCTCGACGGACGCCACGGGCGCGGTGCTCCGCTCCTTTTCCGACGACCGCCTGCGTACGTTTGCGGGCGACGGGCCGCCGCCCGGCTGGCTGGGCAAGCCCCATGCGTTGCACCAGCTGCAGCAAGCGGCCACCGGCGACGTGTTCTTGTTTCTGGATGCCGATACCGAACTCGCCGACCCTCAGGCCCTCGCGCGCCTCGTGGCCCAGTACGCCGCGCAACCCGACGGGTCTGTCCTCACGGCCTTGCCGCGCCTGAAAGGCGGCGCGCTGCTGCTGGTTAGCCTCTTGCCAAGCGCCATGCTTACCGGACTGCCGTGGCCCCTCGTGCGCCCGTTGCGCCTTCCGTCGCTCGGGGCCCTCAACGGACAGTGCTGGATGATCGCGGCGGCGACCTATCGCGCCCTTCGGCCGCATCGCCACGTGCGCGCTAAAGTGCTTGAAGATGTGGAAATTGGGCGCTACCTGAAGCGCGAGGGCTTCACCCCGGTGCTCGTGGATGTAACCACCGAGGTGTCGGTGTTCATGTACGAGCGCTTGGGCGACGCCTGGACCGGCTTCCGCAAAAATGCCTACCTGATCCTCGGCGGCTCGCCGCTTGCGTTCGTGGCGCTGTGGATCTTTTTTGCGTGGACGTGGGTTGCGGGGCCCGCGCTATATCCGTCGCTCCTGCTCTCGGTGTACGGCCTCAAGCTCATCACCGACCGGTGCAACGGCCTGCCCTGGCACGTGACGGTGCTTGCGCCGCTGTCGTACGCGCTCGGCAGCGTGTTGCAACTTCATTCTGCACTTAGTCATTGGACGAAGCGTGTCACCTGGAAAGGCCGTTCGGTGGCTTCATAG
- a CDS encoding NAD-dependent malic enzyme yields the protein MDSNEYLPTASNSITARIAIQNQPGMLAQVTSAIGARGGNIGAIDIVQARDSLLVRDITINTRSDAHAHEIISALSGLEGVRVINVSDRTFLLHLGGKLEVNSKAPLRTRDQLSMAYTPGVARVCEAIHDRPEDAHRLTIKSNTVAVVSDGSAVLGLGDIGPEAAIPVMEGKAQLLKEFAGVNGFPICLDTTDVDEIVETIIRLAPVFGAINLEDIGAPRCFEIEDRLREALDIPVFHDDQHGTAVVAVAALLNALKIVDKTPEELKVVMVGIGAAGTAVTHMMQSLGVENIVGVDRKGAVTPERTDLNPAKARYAAMTNPNRETGSLSEVMRGADVFVGLSGPDVIGVEDLKRMARDPIVFAMANPTPEIMPEKAYPHVAVMATGRSDYPNQINNVLCFPGLFKGALACRATAITDEMKMAAAHAIADAIDEKSLTADYIVPSVFDQEVVRRVSEAVQHAATHNGVARKRG from the coding sequence ATGGATAGCAACGAGTACCTACCCACTGCCAGCAACTCGATTACGGCTCGCATCGCGATCCAAAACCAACCGGGGATGCTGGCGCAGGTCACCTCGGCCATTGGCGCGCGCGGCGGCAACATCGGGGCGATTGACATCGTGCAGGCCCGTGACTCGCTCCTCGTGCGCGATATTACCATCAACACGCGCAGCGACGCCCATGCACACGAAATTATCAGCGCCCTCTCTGGATTAGAGGGTGTTCGGGTCATCAATGTTTCGGATCGGACGTTCTTGCTGCACCTCGGCGGCAAGCTGGAAGTGAACAGCAAAGCGCCGCTTCGCACCCGCGATCAGCTCTCGATGGCCTATACCCCTGGCGTGGCGCGCGTGTGCGAGGCCATCCACGACCGGCCGGAGGACGCGCACCGCCTGACCATCAAGAGCAACACCGTCGCGGTTGTGTCGGATGGAAGCGCGGTGCTTGGGCTGGGCGACATTGGCCCCGAGGCGGCCATCCCGGTCATGGAGGGCAAGGCGCAGCTGCTCAAGGAGTTTGCTGGCGTCAACGGCTTTCCGATTTGCCTCGACACCACCGACGTTGACGAAATCGTGGAGACCATCATTCGGCTTGCGCCGGTGTTTGGGGCCATTAACCTCGAAGATATTGGCGCGCCGCGCTGCTTCGAGATTGAGGATCGCCTGCGCGAGGCCCTCGACATCCCGGTCTTTCACGACGACCAGCACGGTACAGCGGTTGTTGCCGTGGCGGCCCTGCTGAATGCCCTCAAAATCGTCGACAAAACGCCCGAGGAGCTGAAGGTGGTGATGGTGGGCATTGGAGCGGCGGGCACAGCCGTCACCCACATGATGCAGTCCCTGGGCGTCGAAAACATTGTGGGCGTCGATCGGAAGGGGGCCGTAACGCCCGAGCGCACCGACCTCAATCCGGCCAAGGCCCGCTACGCAGCCATGACCAACCCCAACCGCGAGACGGGGTCGCTGTCTGAAGTGATGCGCGGCGCGGATGTGTTTGTCGGCCTGAGCGGCCCCGACGTCATTGGCGTGGAGGACCTAAAGCGCATGGCGCGCGACCCGATCGTGTTTGCCATGGCCAATCCCACCCCCGAGATCATGCCAGAAAAAGCGTACCCGCACGTGGCCGTCATGGCCACCGGCCGCAGCGACTATCCCAACCAGATCAACAACGTGCTGTGCTTTCCGGGCTTGTTTAAGGGCGCGCTGGCGTGCCGCGCCACGGCCATCACCGATGAGATGAAGATGGCCGCGGCCCACGCTATTGCCGACGCCATCGACGAAAAGAGCCTGACCGCCGATTACATCGTACCCAGCGTTTTCGACCAGGAGGTTGTTCGGCGCGTTTCGGAAGCGGTGCAGCACGCCGCCACGCACAACGGCGTCGCCCGCAAGCGGGGCTGA
- the rho gene encoding transcription termination factor Rho: MKISTLQEKKLDDLRAIARELDLSGVSKLRKQDLIYRILEAQAEGASSATRGAQQRESSADASPNKSKGRSSARKSAPQRRMSRRERLYADHPDYMASYDPSQTELRGMIEKEGILEVLPDGYGFLRSGEYNYESSPDDIYVSPSQIKRFGLQDGDTVAGSVRPPKEGEKFFALIQVTEVNGCSPGAMEERTDFEQLTPIFPDTHLRLETTPDEVSTRIIDLFAPIGFGQRGLIVAPPKTGKTVLLQKIANGVTTNYPDAHLLILLIDERPEEVTDMDRNVTGEVVASTFDQDAERHVEVAEALLDKAKRLVEAGQDVVVLLDSITRLARAYNSVAPGKGRTLSGGMEAGALRGPKRFFGAARNVEDGGSLTIVGTALIDTGSRMDDVIFEEFKGTGNMELVLNRQMSDRRIYPAIDLIKSGTRREEALLSKPHMKRVWVLRKILADMDAVEAMQFLLNKMEGTTDNEDFLATMN; this comes from the coding sequence ATGAAAATATCTACATTGCAAGAGAAGAAGCTAGACGATCTTCGCGCGATTGCACGCGAGTTGGATCTGTCGGGCGTTTCTAAACTGCGAAAGCAAGATCTCATCTATCGCATCTTAGAAGCCCAAGCAGAGGGCGCCTCCTCCGCCACGCGCGGTGCGCAACAGCGCGAATCCTCTGCCGATGCATCGCCCAACAAAAGCAAGGGGCGCTCCTCGGCACGCAAAAGCGCGCCGCAACGTCGCATGTCACGGCGCGAGCGGCTCTATGCGGACCATCCCGACTACATGGCCTCCTACGACCCCAGCCAAACGGAGCTGCGGGGCATGATTGAAAAGGAGGGCATCCTGGAAGTACTTCCCGACGGCTACGGCTTCTTGCGCTCGGGCGAGTACAACTACGAATCGAGCCCCGACGACATTTACGTCTCGCCCTCTCAAATCAAACGCTTTGGGCTGCAAGATGGCGATACCGTTGCCGGCAGCGTTCGGCCGCCCAAGGAAGGCGAGAAGTTCTTCGCGTTGATCCAGGTCACCGAGGTGAACGGCTGCTCGCCCGGGGCCATGGAAGAACGCACCGACTTCGAGCAGCTCACCCCCATCTTCCCAGACACGCACCTGCGCCTCGAAACGACGCCCGACGAGGTAAGCACCCGTATCATCGACCTGTTTGCGCCCATCGGCTTCGGGCAACGCGGCCTCATCGTTGCGCCGCCCAAAACCGGCAAAACCGTGCTGCTGCAAAAGATTGCCAACGGCGTAACCACCAACTACCCCGACGCCCACTTGCTCATCCTGCTCATCGATGAGCGGCCGGAGGAGGTAACCGACATGGACCGTAACGTGACGGGCGAGGTGGTCGCGTCGACCTTCGACCAAGATGCGGAGCGTCACGTGGAGGTGGCCGAGGCACTGCTCGACAAGGCCAAGCGCCTCGTAGAAGCCGGCCAAGACGTTGTGGTACTGCTCGACTCCATCACCCGCCTGGCCCGCGCTTACAACTCCGTGGCGCCGGGCAAAGGCCGTACGCTCTCGGGCGGCATGGAAGCCGGTGCCCTGCGCGGGCCCAAGCGCTTCTTTGGCGCGGCCCGCAACGTAGAAGACGGCGGCTCGCTCACCATCGTTGGCACCGCGCTGATCGATACCGGCAGCCGGATGGATGACGTGATCTTTGAGGAGTTTAAGGGCACTGGCAACATGGAGCTCGTGCTCAACCGCCAGATGTCCGATCGCCGCATTTACCCGGCCATCGACCTCATCAAGTCGGGGACGCGCCGTGAGGAAGCACTTCTCTCGAAACCGCACATGAAGCGCGTGTGGGTCCTTCGAAAGATCCTCGCCGATATGGATGCCGTCGAGGCGATGCAATTCCTGCTCAACAAGATGGAAGGCACCACCGACAACGAAGACTTCCTCGCGACCATGAACTGA
- a CDS encoding ZIP family metal transporter, producing the protein MDLFAPWFQGLSPITQSLIAGCFTWTVTALGAAAVFVTRTVNQRLLDAMMGFAGGVMIAASFWSLLAPAIEMAAAQGIPTWLPAVVGFATGGLFLRIADAVLPHLHTGAANRSEAEGLPTEWRRSTLLVLAITLHNIPEGLAVGVTFGAAASALDVSTGATLAAAVTLALGIGLQNFPEGIAVSMPLRGQGMSKSKSFWYGQLSGVVEPISAVLGAAAVLAIQPLLPYALAFAAGAMIYVVVEELIPESQRAGNTDLATMGAMGGFTVMMFLDVALG; encoded by the coding sequence ATGGACCTCTTCGCACCATGGTTTCAGGGGCTCTCGCCGATCACGCAATCGCTGATTGCCGGCTGTTTTACGTGGACGGTAACGGCACTCGGAGCGGCGGCTGTGTTCGTCACGCGCACGGTCAATCAGCGGCTGCTGGATGCCATGATGGGCTTCGCCGGCGGTGTGATGATTGCCGCAAGTTTCTGGTCGCTGCTCGCACCCGCTATTGAAATGGCGGCCGCCCAGGGCATTCCCACATGGCTCCCGGCGGTGGTGGGCTTTGCCACCGGCGGCCTCTTTTTACGCATTGCGGATGCGGTGCTGCCCCACCTGCACACCGGCGCGGCCAATCGTTCGGAGGCGGAGGGGTTACCCACCGAGTGGCGGCGCTCGACGCTGCTCGTGCTCGCCATCACGCTACACAACATTCCCGAAGGACTTGCGGTGGGGGTCACCTTTGGGGCGGCAGCCTCGGCGCTGGATGTGAGCACGGGTGCTACGCTGGCGGCTGCGGTAACGCTGGCCCTTGGCATCGGGCTTCAGAACTTTCCCGAAGGCATTGCCGTGTCGATGCCGCTGCGCGGGCAAGGCATGTCGAAAAGTAAGAGTTTTTGGTACGGACAGCTATCGGGCGTCGTGGAGCCTATTTCGGCGGTGCTAGGCGCAGCGGCTGTGCTTGCCATCCAGCCCCTGTTGCCATACGCGCTGGCCTTTGCGGCCGGTGCCATGATCTACGTGGTGGTGGAGGAGCTCATTCCCGAGTCGCAGCGCGCGGGCAACACCGACCTCGCGACCATGGGCGCAATGGGCGGCTTCACCGTCATGATGTTTTTGGATGTGGCGCTCGGCTGA
- a CDS encoding NRDE family protein, with protein MCLIIAGIAAHPTYALVIAANRDEFYARPAQPARFWQDAPHVLAGRDETAGGTWMGVTRSGRWAALTNYRAPNQYAPEAPSRGALVADYLTGSAAPRTYAADVQARAERFNGFNLLVGRGAAAYYVSNQIDDGPRAVGDGWHGLSNAVLDTPWPKVERGLAVVPPALAADDPVAALLQALNDRTRAPDEELPDTGVGRAEERLLSPMFIASDEYGTRCSTVLLLTHDGRVHFAERTYNRGARGTTRRFSFQCTQPPQREPADASDVVA; from the coding sequence ATGTGCCTGATCATTGCAGGAATTGCGGCTCATCCCACCTACGCGTTAGTGATTGCAGCCAATCGCGATGAGTTTTACGCGCGGCCGGCGCAACCGGCGCGGTTTTGGCAAGATGCGCCGCACGTCCTCGCGGGCCGCGATGAAACGGCCGGCGGCACGTGGATGGGCGTAACGCGCAGCGGGCGCTGGGCGGCGCTCACCAACTACCGCGCCCCGAACCAGTACGCCCCCGAAGCCCCGTCGCGGGGCGCGCTCGTTGCGGACTACCTCACCGGTAGCGCTGCGCCGCGCACCTATGCAGCCGATGTGCAGGCGCGTGCAGAGCGCTTTAACGGATTCAACCTTTTGGTGGGCCGCGGAGCCGCAGCCTACTACGTCTCCAACCAGATCGACGACGGCCCGCGCGCCGTGGGCGACGGCTGGCACGGACTCAGCAATGCCGTGCTCGATACGCCGTGGCCCAAGGTAGAGCGCGGCCTTGCGGTTGTGCCCCCGGCGCTTGCGGCCGACGACCCGGTGGCCGCGCTGCTGCAAGCCCTTAACGACCGAACGCGGGCGCCGGATGAGGAGCTGCCGGATACGGGCGTAGGCAGAGCCGAAGAGCGCTTGCTCTCGCCAATGTTCATCGCGAGCGACGAATACGGCACGCGCTGCTCCACCGTCCTGCTGCTCACGCACGATGGGCGCGTGCACTTTGCCGAACGCACGTACAACCGCGGCGCCCGCGGCACCACCCGCCGCTTCTCGTTTCAATGCACCCAGCCGCCGCAGCGGGAGCCCGCGGATGCCTCCGACGTAGTGGCTTGA